The following DNA comes from Triticum dicoccoides isolate Atlit2015 ecotype Zavitan unplaced genomic scaffold, WEW_v2.0 scaffold26207, whole genome shotgun sequence.
TATTCAGAGCACCCCAAAGAAATTTTAGGATGGGAGAGGCTTTATGGGATAGCAATAGGGATTGCTCGTGGCCTCGAATACTTGCACCATAGCTGTAATACACGTATCGTCCATTTCGATATCAAGCCCCAAAATATCCTTCTAGACAAATATTTTAGCCCAAAGATTGCTGATTTTGGTCTAGCTAAATTGTGTCATACAAAAGAGAGCAAGGTTTCAATGACTGGTACTAGAGGAACAATTGGATTCATCGCCCCAGAAGTCCACTCGCGAACCTTTGGAGTGGTTTCAACAAAATCGGATGTttatagttatggaatgatgcttcTAGAGATGGTTGGAGGTAGGAGAAACGTAAAATCAATTGTTGCAAAATCCAGCGAAAAATATTTTCCAGATTGGATTTATGACCACTATGCGCAAGATGATGGACTAAAAGCATGTGAAGTCACATCAGAAATTGAGGATATCGCAAGAAAGATGACCTTAATAGGCTTGTGGTGCGTACAAATATTGCCTGCATATCGCCCTACCATAACAAAAGTTCTAGAAATGTTCGAGAGAAGCTCAGATGACATGGACATGCCACCGAAGC
Coding sequences within:
- the LOC119345635 gene encoding LEAF RUST 10 DISEASE-RESISTANCE LOCUS RECEPTOR-LIKE PROTEIN KINASE-like 2.5 translates to MLYMCYIPGSKRTSKIILIAVTSAAGALLFTCIYVLVWRKKGKRLRFLLCKKTSSNTEKNYEAMIVSYGSLAPKRYMYSEVMKITSSCRDQLGKGGYGVVFKGRLHDGSLVAVKFLHDCKGNGDEFVNEVMSIGRTSHVNVVSLYGFCLEGSKRALIYEYMPNGSLDKYIYSEHPKEILGWERLYGIAIGIARGLEYLHHSCNTRIVHFDIKPQNILLDKYFSPKIADFGLAKLCHTKESKVSMTGTRGTIGFIAPEVHSRTFGVVSTKSDVYSYGMMLLEMVGGRRNVKSIVAKSSEKYFPDWIYDHYAQDDGLKACEVTSEIEDIARKMTLIGLWCVQILPAYRPTITKVLEMFERSSDDMDMPPKQNFSGLLESS